A genomic window from Silene latifolia isolate original U9 population chromosome 11, ASM4854445v1, whole genome shotgun sequence includes:
- the LOC141611041 gene encoding calmodulin, with translation MADQLSDDQISEFKEAFSLFDKDGDGCITTKELGTVMRSLGQNPTEAELQDMINEVDADGNGTIDFPEFLNLMARKMKDTDSEEELKEAFRVFDKDQNGFISAAELRHVMTNLGEKLTDEEVDEMIREADVDGDGQINYDEFVKVMMAK, from the exons ATGGCGGATCAACTTAGCGATGATCAGATCTCCGAATTCAAGGAAGCTTTCAGCCTATTCGATAAGGATGGCGATG GTTGTATCACCACCAAGGAACTCGGAACTGTCATGCGTTCACTTGGACAAAACCCAACTGAAGCTGAACTCCAGGACATGATCAATGAAGTCGATGCTGATGGTAACGGGACAATTGACTTCCCAGAATTCCTCAACCTGATGGCCAGGAAGATGAAGGACACAGACTCAGAGGAGGAGCTTAAAGAAGCATTCCGAGTATTCGACAAGGATCAAAATGGTTTCATTTCTGCAGCTGAGCTTCGTCACGTGATGACTAACCTAGGTGAGAAACTCACAGATGAAGAAGTCGATGAGATGATCCGTGAGGCTGATGTAGACGGTGATGGTCAAATCAACTACGACGAATTTGTCAAGGTCATGATGGCCAAGTGA